In Miscanthus floridulus cultivar M001 chromosome 5, ASM1932011v1, whole genome shotgun sequence, one genomic interval encodes:
- the LOC136451973 gene encoding uncharacterized protein, which produces MAKRRRSSSLPLALLPPLLLLVAAGSLAVATALDSSPEARRGRSLQQLPTPLPQPQPQPVPQPQPQPQPDPNPQPQPGPLPQPLPQPNPNPQPDPNPPQPLPQPQPLPKPDPNPPQPLPQPQPLPQPDPNSPPQPLPQPQPGPLPPQPLPQPQPQPVPVPDPNVQPAPGTQPVSNQNPQPQADQLSGGPQPLSDAGSRMLNLQYVKYISLDLVVLLL; this is translated from the coding sequence ATGGCGAAGCGCCGCCGCTCGTCGTCCCTTCCCCTGGCCCTGCTGCCGCCGCTGCTACTTCTCGTTGCAGCCGGATCGCTCGCAGTGGCAACCGCGCTTGACAGCTCCCCGGAGGCACGTCGTGGTCGAAGCCTGCAGCAGCTGCCAACTCCGCTGCCTCAGCCTCAGCCTCAGCCTgtgccgcagccgcagccgcagccgcagccggaCCCAAACCCACAGCCCCAACCGGGGCCACTGCCACAGCCCCTGCCGCAACCAAATCCAAACCCACAGCCTGATCCAAACCCACCACAGCCTCTGCCTCAGCCGCAGCCCCTTCCGAAGCCTGATCCAAACCCACCACAGCCTCTGCCTCAGCCGCAGCCCCTGCCGCAGCCCGACCCAAACTCACCGCCTCAGCCCCTACCGCAGCCACAGCCAGGCCCACTCCCGCCGCAGCCTCTGCCGCAGCCTCAGCCACAGCCCGTGCCGGTGCCTGACCCAAACGTGCAACCGGCCCCGGGGACCCAACCTGTTTCCAACCAAAATCCACAGCCGCAGGCTGACCAGCTATCTGGAGGCCCGCAGCCACTTTCGGACGCCGGATCAAGAATGTTGAACCTGCAATACGTGAAGTACATATCTTTAGATCTTGTCGTTCTGCTACTGTAA